A DNA window from Paenibacillus andongensis contains the following coding sequences:
- a CDS encoding 5'-deoxyadenosine deaminase, protein MTTILIKDAQIVTMNGNGDIITGDIFIENDRITAMGPDLNPAQVDKVIDAKHRTIIPGFIQTHIHLCQTIFRGKGDDLELMDWLKTRIWPLEASHDEESIYYSAMLGIGELIQSGTTTIVDMETVHHTDFAFQAIAESGIRALSGKVMMDKGDEVPFALQEKTSESLQQSVDLLEKWNGHDDGRIQYAFSPRFVISCTEELLREVRSLSEQYQVKVHTHASENLGEIEIVQAETGMRNVVYLDHLGLANERLILAHCIWLDEEEKRIIHERGVHVSHCPGSNLKLASGIAETPDMLKLDISVSLGADGAPCNNNLDMFNEMRLAALIQKPVHGPTAMNAQTVFRMATIGGARAVGMEKEIGSLEVGKKADLAILDLNNFHTYPSFDVDPISRIVYSATRADVETTIINGRIVMENRIMRTIDKDIVLPEANRSIQRLLKRANLR, encoded by the coding sequence ATGACAACCATTCTAATTAAAGATGCGCAAATTGTGACCATGAACGGCAATGGAGATATTATTACTGGGGATATTTTCATCGAAAATGACCGAATTACAGCAATGGGTCCGGATTTGAATCCAGCACAGGTGGATAAGGTGATTGACGCCAAGCATCGTACGATCATTCCAGGCTTCATTCAAACCCATATTCATTTATGCCAAACTATATTCCGCGGTAAAGGGGACGATCTGGAACTAATGGATTGGTTGAAAACGCGGATATGGCCGCTTGAAGCCTCGCATGATGAGGAATCGATCTATTATTCCGCCATGCTTGGCATCGGCGAGCTGATTCAAAGCGGTACAACGACGATCGTCGATATGGAGACGGTGCACCACACCGACTTTGCTTTTCAAGCTATCGCGGAGAGCGGCATTCGCGCTTTATCCGGCAAGGTGATGATGGACAAAGGGGACGAAGTTCCTTTTGCTTTGCAAGAGAAGACCTCCGAATCGCTCCAGCAAAGTGTCGATTTATTGGAGAAATGGAACGGCCACGACGATGGCCGCATCCAGTACGCGTTCTCTCCACGATTCGTCATATCGTGTACGGAAGAGCTGCTGCGTGAGGTCCGCAGCCTGTCGGAGCAGTACCAAGTGAAAGTGCACACGCACGCATCTGAGAATCTCGGCGAGATTGAGATTGTGCAGGCCGAGACTGGCATGCGCAATGTTGTCTATCTCGATCATCTCGGTTTGGCGAATGAGCGCCTTATTCTGGCGCACTGCATTTGGCTCGATGAGGAAGAGAAGCGCATCATCCATGAACGGGGCGTGCATGTGAGCCATTGTCCCGGCTCTAACCTGAAGCTTGCTTCAGGCATTGCCGAGACGCCTGATATGCTGAAGCTCGATATCTCCGTCAGCCTAGGAGCGGATGGCGCGCCGTGCAATAATAATCTCGATATGTTCAACGAGATGCGTTTGGCTGCGCTTATCCAGAAGCCGGTGCACGGGCCGACGGCCATGAATGCGCAGACGGTCTTCCGCATGGCGACCATTGGTGGCGCCCGCGCGGTCGGCATGGAGAAGGAGATCGGCAGCCTCGAGGTCGGCAAGAAGGCCGACCTCGCCATTCTCGATCTTAACAACTTCCACACGTATCCGTCCTTCGACGTGGATCCGATCTCTCGCATCGTTTACTCCGCAACGCGAGCTGACGTGGAAACGACGATCATTAACGGTCGTATCGTCATGGAAAACCGCATCATGCGGACGATCGACAAAGACATCGTCCTGCCCGAAGCGAACCGCTCCATCCAGCGGTTGCTGAAGCGAGCCAACCTGCGCTAA
- a CDS encoding YncE family protein, with translation MAHNRDSHTLARLSQTLPQVITIVKVAGDVGDIQTNSVTNRVYFVHSENQVGVLDGKTNKVLRNVKAGDGTTFLAVNSRTNRIYATNFRDATVSVISGKTNSVLTAVPVGLRPFGLGIHRGSNRIYVANTSGTISVIDGSTSRVLQTLRVGGSPAMVSVNQRTNRIYVTNVSSDSVHVIDGKTLQVVKTIKVGRNPIIKPAINSVTNRIYLANNLSRFTSLIHGRTLGKSIPIQLGSRQSEITLNPLTNRIYVTSAQQEGSGKLFVLNGQTNKIVKTLKIPTFSSILVNPLTNHLFVGDSEERNLFVYSGRTNTRLTKLRTRKSAGNMALNIRTNRIYVGNMGTITVVQDGI, from the coding sequence ATGGCTCATAATCGAGATTCCCACACTCTTGCCCGATTGTCGCAAACGTTGCCCCAAGTCATTACAATTGTTAAAGTTGCCGGGGATGTTGGTGATATCCAAACGAATTCAGTAACGAATCGTGTCTATTTTGTTCATAGCGAAAACCAAGTTGGCGTCCTTGATGGGAAGACCAATAAGGTCCTCCGAAATGTGAAGGCTGGCGATGGCACCACTTTCCTTGCGGTAAATTCTCGTACCAATCGCATCTATGCCACGAACTTTCGGGATGCCACCGTTTCCGTAATTAGCGGAAAAACAAACAGCGTACTGACGGCCGTTCCCGTTGGGTTGCGTCCTTTTGGCCTTGGTATCCACCGAGGCAGCAATCGAATCTACGTAGCCAATACGAGCGGGACGATAAGCGTCATTGACGGCAGCACTAGCCGAGTTCTCCAAACGTTAAGGGTTGGCGGATCACCAGCGATGGTGTCTGTTAATCAGCGGACGAACCGCATTTATGTCACGAATGTAAGCAGTGATTCCGTTCATGTGATTGATGGGAAGACGCTTCAAGTCGTTAAGACGATCAAAGTAGGTCGTAATCCTATTATTAAACCAGCTATCAATAGCGTGACCAATCGTATTTACTTAGCTAACAATCTGAGTCGTTTTACTTCGTTGATACATGGCCGCACCCTCGGGAAAAGTATCCCGATTCAACTAGGAAGCCGCCAAAGCGAGATCACTTTGAACCCGCTGACGAATCGCATCTATGTCACAAGTGCGCAGCAAGAAGGCAGCGGCAAGCTCTTCGTCCTTAACGGACAAACGAATAAGATCGTAAAGACTTTAAAGATCCCGACATTTTCATCGATTCTCGTCAATCCACTCACGAACCACTTGTTCGTAGGGGATTCCGAAGAAAGAAATTTATTCGTTTACAGCGGGCGAACCAACACGCGCTTAACGAAGCTTCGTACAAGGAAATCCGCAGGAAATATGGCTCTAAACATAAGAACAAACCGCATCTATGTAGGAAATATGGGCACCATTACGGTTGTTCAAGACGGCATCTAA
- a CDS encoding FTR1 family iron permease: MDLQAFLITFREALEAILIVGVIVTYLTRIDAVHWHKWVWVGVFLALIVSYGLALAFQVLLTGFASMGSQNYLKIGIMLVSSGLLTHMIMFMGKQNSELQGKVQSKVAHILTIGGAINMVVHSFLVVVREGVETVFFFAAITGGNIQKALQSWGALGGLILAVVIGLLFFKGTKRIRLGTFFRITSVFLMMISAGLFVQAIGIMQDLGIVGSLYRTAGHQIGEIYNITGIMPEHPIDGVQYLRDFGKEPLINGQVGIFFKAFLGYTQNPSLEEFVGYWGYYFLVFILLAVQKKRHEQEQAEEEKVAA; this comes from the coding sequence ATGGATTTACAGGCATTTCTCATTACATTTCGTGAGGCGCTTGAGGCCATTCTCATTGTTGGTGTCATCGTTACGTATTTAACGCGTATTGATGCCGTGCACTGGCACAAATGGGTGTGGGTTGGTGTGTTTTTGGCTCTGATCGTTAGTTATGGCTTGGCTCTGGCTTTCCAGGTTTTATTGACCGGATTCGCCAGTATGGGCAGCCAAAATTACTTGAAAATTGGCATTATGCTCGTCTCTTCCGGGCTGCTGACCCATATGATCATGTTCATGGGCAAACAAAATAGCGAACTGCAAGGGAAAGTTCAGAGCAAGGTTGCACATATTCTAACCATTGGCGGCGCCATTAATATGGTCGTCCATTCGTTCTTAGTCGTTGTGCGCGAAGGCGTGGAGACGGTTTTCTTCTTTGCAGCAATTACAGGAGGAAACATACAGAAAGCACTCCAAAGCTGGGGAGCGCTGGGCGGACTCATTCTGGCTGTTGTCATTGGCCTGCTTTTTTTCAAAGGGACGAAGAGAATTCGGTTGGGCACGTTCTTTCGCATCACTAGTGTGTTTCTGATGATGATTTCTGCGGGTTTGTTCGTGCAAGCCATCGGCATTATGCAGGACTTGGGTATCGTTGGAAGTTTATATCGGACGGCAGGACACCAAATCGGTGAAATATATAATATAACGGGCATTATGCCAGAGCATCCCATTGATGGAGTGCAATATCTCCGTGATTTTGGGAAAGAACCGCTTATTAACGGTCAAGTCGGCATTTTCTTCAAAGCTTTTCTAGGCTATACGCAGAACCCTTCCCTGGAAGAATTCGTCGGTTACTGGGGATACTACTTCTTGGTATTCATCTTGCTTGCCGTTCAGAAGAAGCGTCATGAACAGGAGCAGGCAGAGGAAGAGAAAGTGGCTGCGTGA
- a CDS encoding copper amine oxidase N-terminal domain-containing protein — protein MRKFLAAALSVSLALSSVVTVTSVAFAESKYQITEDQTIAASIKSFTDIKALFTDKTVLADVQKLYIDKFQTEVKRIDTTIKADDPKIDANITLVLDSAIKGDLKVDQAKQAIDKGLQWYYFLAVRDLVNNQVRPALTKGDVAGAKTAFDKVVQIYEAVLEPNVVKRDTKYSLNMVALLKTTIELMQKDIKENNLNDFNVHRQFLDKTLIKNYTLATFTYAESIATKAQADQAAAITEGYFLFMPVYTYLRGGSIADANFVRDAFASGDVSKIKKDEIQNALHRTMIGKVSEYVKQAFTKLEAGDLQGARGYAAEANMFLASQEVFLGKEKFAAAVEVATKFSNAVDASDLAAAQEYGFQVLKFQVGKDGSSLKIGSKDYQVDGAAFSAENAPFINADSGRTLVPVRVIAQAIQAGVEWVDATKTVVITKDGKKTEITLGSDQVVENGKVNEKVKLDQPVIIENGSSFIPLRAVAELFSKRVFYQNGEIIILR, from the coding sequence ATGCGTAAATTTCTAGCTGCTGCTTTAAGTGTTTCACTAGCTTTATCCAGTGTTGTTACCGTTACATCCGTTGCTTTTGCAGAAAGTAAATACCAAATCACGGAAGATCAAACGATCGCTGCGTCAATCAAGTCTTTCACGGATATCAAAGCTCTTTTCACAGATAAAACGGTACTTGCAGATGTTCAGAAATTATACATAGATAAATTCCAAACCGAAGTAAAACGTATTGATACAACGATTAAAGCGGACGATCCTAAGATTGATGCGAATATCACACTTGTCCTGGACAGTGCTATCAAAGGCGATTTGAAAGTCGACCAAGCGAAACAAGCGATTGATAAAGGCCTACAGTGGTACTATTTCTTGGCTGTACGTGATTTGGTAAACAACCAAGTACGTCCTGCTTTGACCAAAGGCGATGTTGCCGGTGCGAAAACGGCTTTTGATAAAGTTGTACAAATTTATGAAGCTGTTCTAGAACCAAACGTTGTGAAACGCGACACGAAATATAGCTTGAACATGGTTGCACTTTTGAAAACAACGATTGAACTTATGCAAAAAGATATTAAAGAGAATAACTTGAATGACTTCAATGTTCACCGTCAATTCCTTGACAAAACGTTGATCAAAAACTACACACTCGCAACTTTTACATACGCTGAAAGCATTGCTACTAAGGCCCAAGCTGATCAAGCTGCAGCGATTACAGAAGGTTACTTCCTCTTCATGCCGGTATACACGTACCTAAGAGGCGGCAGTATCGCTGATGCTAACTTCGTAAGAGATGCCTTCGCATCCGGCGATGTAAGCAAAATCAAAAAAGATGAAATCCAAAATGCCCTACACCGTACAATGATCGGTAAAGTATCTGAATATGTGAAGCAAGCATTCACGAAGCTTGAAGCTGGTGACCTGCAAGGTGCACGTGGATATGCGGCAGAAGCCAACATGTTCCTTGCTAGCCAAGAAGTTTTCTTAGGTAAAGAGAAATTTGCGGCGGCTGTTGAAGTGGCAACGAAATTCTCAAACGCTGTAGACGCATCCGATCTGGCTGCTGCACAAGAGTATGGCTTCCAAGTTCTTAAGTTCCAAGTTGGTAAAGATGGTTCGAGTTTGAAAATTGGCAGCAAGGATTATCAAGTGGATGGAGCTGCTTTCTCAGCTGAGAATGCGCCTTTCATTAACGCAGATAGCGGACGTACATTGGTGCCGGTTCGTGTTATTGCACAAGCGATTCAAGCTGGGGTTGAATGGGTAGATGCAACGAAAACAGTTGTTATTACCAAAGATGGCAAGAAAACAGAAATCACTTTAGGATCCGATCAAGTCGTAGAGAATGGTAAAGTGAATGAGAAAGTCAAACTGGATCAACCGGTTATTATCGAAAACGGAAGCTCCTTCATTCCATTGCGTGCTGTAGCTGAGTTGTTCAGCAAACGTGTATTCTACCAAAATGGTGAAATTATCATTCTTCGTTAA